The following coding sequences lie in one Fundidesulfovibrio magnetotacticus genomic window:
- a CDS encoding deoxycytidylate deaminase: protein MDQRLPWPEYFMRIAFLVAERSTCLRRRVGAIAVKDKRILATGYNGAPAGTAHCLDIGCLREKLGIPSGQRHELCRGLHAEQNVIIQAATHGVSLVGCEIYCTTQPCIICTKMLINCSVQHIHYAEGYPDELSKDMLDEAGVGFDILPRHP, encoded by the coding sequence ATGGACCAACGCCTCCCCTGGCCCGAATACTTCATGCGCATCGCCTTCCTTGTGGCCGAGCGCTCTACCTGCCTGCGCCGCCGCGTGGGGGCCATCGCCGTCAAGGACAAGCGCATCCTGGCCACGGGCTACAACGGCGCGCCCGCAGGCACGGCCCACTGCCTGGACATCGGCTGCCTGCGCGAGAAGCTGGGCATCCCCTCGGGCCAGCGCCACGAGCTCTGCCGGGGCCTCCACGCCGAACAGAACGTGATCATCCAGGCCGCGACCCACGGCGTGTCCCTCGTCGGGTGCGAGATATACTGCACCACGCAGCCCTGCATCATCTGCACGAAAATGCTCATCAACTGCTCCGTCCAGCACATCCACTACGCCGAGGGCTACCCCGACGAGCTCTCCAAGGACATGCTCGACGAAGCCGGAGTCGGCTTTGACATCCTGCCCAGACACCC